Proteins from a single region of Lysinibacillus sp. JNUCC-52:
- the lipA gene encoding lipoyl synthase — translation MTSCKPTSNAKEEHVRKPDWLKIKLNTNDEYKGLKKLMREKNLHTVCEEARCPNIHECWGERRTATMMILGSVCTRACRFCAVKTGLPNELDLAEPERVADSVAIMNLKHVVITMVARDDLKDGGSEVLAETVRAIRRKSPFTSVEVLPSDLGGLKENLQLLMDSKPDILNHNIETVRRLTPRVRARAKYERSLEFLRLAKEMQPDIPTKSSLMIGLGETHEEILEVMDDLRANDVDIMTIGQYLQPTKKHLPVKKYYSPIEFGKLRKIAMEKGFKHCEAGPLVRSSYHADEQVNAATKERQLQAEV, via the coding sequence ATGACATCCTGTAAACCTACTAGCAATGCTAAAGAAGAACATGTAAGAAAACCAGATTGGCTTAAAATTAAACTAAACACGAACGATGAATATAAAGGTCTTAAAAAGCTTATGCGTGAAAAAAATCTTCATACAGTATGTGAAGAAGCGCGCTGTCCAAATATTCATGAATGCTGGGGTGAGCGCCGTACAGCAACAATGATGATTTTAGGATCAGTTTGTACACGTGCTTGTCGTTTCTGCGCAGTAAAAACAGGTTTACCAAATGAGTTAGATCTTGCAGAACCAGAACGTGTTGCAGACTCAGTAGCTATTATGAATTTAAAGCACGTTGTTATAACAATGGTAGCACGTGACGATCTAAAGGATGGCGGTTCAGAAGTTTTAGCTGAAACCGTGCGTGCTATTCGCCGTAAAAGTCCTTTCACATCTGTAGAAGTACTACCTTCTGACCTTGGTGGTTTGAAGGAAAATCTGCAACTTTTAATGGATTCTAAACCTGATATTTTAAATCATAATATTGAAACAGTACGTCGGTTAACACCAAGAGTCCGTGCGCGTGCAAAATACGAACGTTCATTAGAGTTTCTTCGTTTAGCAAAAGAGATGCAACCAGACATTCCAACAAAGTCATCATTAATGATTGGCTTAGGGGAAACGCATGAGGAAATTTTAGAGGTAATGGACGATTTACGTGCAAACGACGTAGATATTATGACAATTGGTCAATATCTGCAACCAACAAAAAAACATTTACCTGTAAAAAAATATTATTCACCAATTGAATTTGGCAAACTTCGCAAAATTGCAATGGAGAAAGGCTTTAAACATTGTGAAGCAGGACCACTTGTACGTAGTAGTTATCATGCTGACGAGCAAGTGAATGCTGCAACGAAGGAACGACAACTACAAGCCGAAGTATAA
- a CDS encoding YutD family protein, producing MIIIEGYEYEVVEDYREAFQEEVFKERYSDILVKYDYIVGDWGYNQLRLKGFFDDKNQKSTFDTKISTLQDYLYEYCNFGCAYFVLRKGGKVILQPDVVVNEVTEVTKPNDNEQIAE from the coding sequence TTGATAATTATAGAAGGATATGAATATGAAGTAGTTGAAGATTACCGTGAAGCTTTTCAAGAAGAAGTATTTAAAGAGCGGTACTCAGATATTTTAGTCAAATATGATTATATTGTAGGCGACTGGGGCTATAATCAACTACGTCTAAAAGGATTTTTTGATGATAAAAATCAAAAATCCACCTTTGATACGAAAATTAGTACGCTTCAGGATTACTTATATGAGTATTGTAATTTTGGCTGTGCTTATTTTGTTTTACGTAAAGGTGGTAAAGTTATTTTACAGCCCGACGTTGTAGTAAATGAAGTAACCGAAGTGACAAAACCAAATGACAATGAACAAATAGCTGAATAG
- a CDS encoding D-glycero-alpha-D-manno-heptose-1,7-bisphosphate 7-phosphatase codes for MKRAVFLDRDGVINEVLTKRVKFVNKPQQLFFLPGVPEAIKKLNECFDFVFVVTNQGGVGLGFMKEGQLKKIHVHMANELKKQGATIHEVVYCPHKPKAGCDCRKPNSKLIVDLAEKYSVELSKSYMVGDTDTDIIAGKRAGTKGVFLGKRDPLADAVYPDLISAVDWIIEDAKLNA; via the coding sequence ATAAAAAGAGCAGTATTTTTAGACAGAGATGGCGTAATTAACGAAGTGTTGACCAAAAGGGTGAAATTTGTTAACAAACCGCAGCAACTTTTTTTCTTACCTGGTGTTCCAGAAGCGATAAAAAAATTGAACGAGTGCTTTGATTTTGTCTTTGTTGTAACAAATCAAGGTGGTGTTGGATTAGGATTTATGAAGGAAGGTCAATTAAAAAAAATACACGTTCATATGGCGAATGAATTGAAAAAGCAAGGTGCTACAATTCATGAAGTAGTGTATTGTCCTCATAAACCAAAAGCTGGCTGCGATTGTCGTAAGCCCAATAGTAAGTTAATTGTGGATCTCGCTGAAAAATATAGTGTCGAGTTATCTAAATCCTATATGGTGGGGGATACAGACACAGACATTATTGCAGGGAAAAGAGCTGGTACAAAGGGTGTATTTTTAGGTAAGCGTGATCCGCTTGCAGATGCAGTATACCCCGATTTAATAAGTGCAGTTGACTGGATCATAGAAGATGCAAAATTAAACGCATAA
- a CDS encoding DUF3055 domain-containing protein, producing the protein MERFFLYDDVEDTKTRFVSFAGQKLRYDLAILQSGRFFGKVLVMDIQFGRFAIIGPDDVEEPGYLEHVYNRSEEDTIELREYLRELLN; encoded by the coding sequence ATGGAACGTTTTTTCTTATATGATGATGTAGAAGATACAAAAACACGCTTTGTAAGTTTCGCAGGGCAAAAACTGCGTTATGATTTAGCCATTTTACAATCTGGCCGCTTCTTTGGCAAAGTACTTGTAATGGATATTCAATTTGGCCGTTTCGCTATTATAGGGCCTGACGATGTCGAAGAACCTGGCTACCTAGAACACGTGTACAACCGTTCTGAAGAAGACACGATTGAATTACGTGAATACTTACGTGAATTGCTTAATTGA
- a CDS encoding DUF86 domain-containing protein produces MYFVDRNKITTNLQYLDKLLAIFEAEENWLQSDITKLAVERIGHNVMESMMDVGNLMIDGFIMRDPGSYEDIIDILIDEKVVSTDIEASLKAVVGLRKMLVREFVSVDITEVVNVLTASLPALKQFAPAVNSYLTNELGPVSAFLPEDHQ; encoded by the coding sequence GTGTATTTTGTAGATCGAAATAAAATCACAACAAACTTACAGTACTTAGATAAACTATTAGCTATTTTTGAGGCAGAGGAAAATTGGCTTCAAAGTGATATTACGAAATTAGCAGTCGAGCGAATCGGTCATAATGTGATGGAATCAATGATGGATGTAGGGAACTTGATGATTGACGGCTTTATTATGCGTGATCCAGGTAGCTATGAGGATATCATTGATATTTTAATCGATGAAAAAGTTGTCTCAACTGACATCGAAGCATCGTTAAAGGCTGTTGTAGGCTTACGTAAAATGCTTGTTCGTGAATTTGTTTCTGTAGATATTACTGAAGTAGTGAATGTTTTAACAGCAAGCTTACCTGCTTTAAAGCAGTTTGCACCAGCTGTGAATAGTTACTTAACAAATGAGTTAGGTCCCGTATCAGCATTTTTACCTGAGGATCATCAATGA
- a CDS encoding TIGR01457 family HAD-type hydrolase — translation MKTYKAYCFDLDGTVYRGKEGIPSAVAFIQRLQQQGIEPFYVTNNSSKTREQLQQSLQAIGVVAPLHHIYSSALVTAKYVALNFSGKKVAMMGSDGIRLALLNEGIEPVDNEPDVFVMGIDRTLDYMALAKATVALQNGAIFIATNQDIKFPTEYGFLPGNGAFARLVGEVAGVEPIYIGKPSPAMLDIIAIEHHLTKDEMVMIGDNYDTDIMCGIRFGCDTIHVNTGVTPTSVVREKEQQPTYLLETLVWED, via the coding sequence ATGAAAACTTATAAAGCTTATTGCTTTGATTTAGATGGCACTGTCTACCGCGGTAAGGAAGGTATTCCTTCTGCGGTTGCTTTTATACAAAGATTACAGCAACAGGGGATTGAACCCTTTTACGTAACAAACAACTCTTCTAAAACAAGAGAACAATTACAACAGTCATTACAAGCGATTGGAGTAGTAGCACCGCTTCATCATATTTATTCAAGTGCCTTAGTTACGGCAAAGTATGTAGCACTGAATTTTTCAGGCAAAAAAGTAGCGATGATGGGTTCCGATGGTATTAGATTGGCGTTATTAAACGAAGGAATTGAACCTGTAGACAATGAGCCAGATGTATTTGTTATGGGAATAGATCGAACTTTGGATTATATGGCATTAGCAAAAGCGACTGTTGCATTGCAAAATGGGGCGATATTTATCGCAACAAATCAAGATATTAAGTTTCCAACAGAATATGGCTTTTTACCTGGGAATGGTGCATTTGCACGTTTAGTAGGAGAGGTAGCGGGGGTCGAGCCGATTTACATCGGTAAGCCATCACCTGCAATGCTCGACATCATTGCAATAGAGCATCATTTGACAAAAGATGAGATGGTGATGATTGGTGATAACTACGATACAGACATTATGTGTGGTATTCGTTTTGGCTGTGATACAATTCACGTCAACACAGGCGTTACACCAACAAGTGTCGTGCGTGAAAAAGAACAGCAACCTACTTATTTACTAGAAACGCTCGTATGGGAAGACTAA
- a CDS encoding YuzB family protein, which translates to MNPMVEFCVSNLANGSQKTYEILERDPNIDVLEYGCLSYCTKCSESFYAIVNGDLVEAASPDELTKAIYQFIEENPLW; encoded by the coding sequence ATGAATCCAATGGTTGAATTTTGTGTAAGTAATTTAGCAAATGGCTCACAGAAAACTTATGAAATCCTCGAACGCGATCCAAATATCGACGTTTTGGAATATGGCTGCCTCAGCTACTGTACGAAGTGTTCTGAATCCTTTTATGCAATTGTAAATGGTGATTTAGTTGAAGCTGCTTCTCCTGATGAGCTCACAAAAGCTATATATCAATTTATCGAAGAAAATCCATTATGGTAA
- a CDS encoding NAD(P)/FAD-dependent oxidoreductase has protein sequence MGKLVLLGGGYGNMRVMLRLLPNNLPLDTEIVLVDRAPYHSLKTEFYALAAGTSTDKEIRVSFPEHERLTAVYGEAVEINRAEKVVILEDGQRIEYDDLVIGLGCEDKYHGVPGAEEYTYSIQTMAKSRATFQALCGLPAGSTVGIVGAGLSGIELASELRESRADLNVKLFDRGPRILKDFPEKLSKYVKAWFTKHNVDVIANSNITKVEPGKIFNHEEEIPLDAIVWTAGVQPVKIVRDMDVEKDRQGRPIVTQYFNVLDDEHVYVVGDCASSDFSPSAQLAEEQAEHIVKVLRMRWRGERLPEKMPDIKLKGFMGSLGKKQGFAYLADTTVTGRIARLMKSGLLWMYKYQND, from the coding sequence ATGGGGAAATTAGTACTTTTAGGTGGCGGCTACGGTAATATGCGTGTCATGCTTCGACTTTTACCAAACAACTTACCGTTAGACACGGAGATTGTGTTAGTAGATCGAGCGCCTTACCATAGTTTAAAAACAGAATTTTATGCATTAGCAGCAGGGACATCGACAGATAAAGAAATTCGTGTAAGCTTCCCAGAGCACGAGCGTTTAACGGCGGTATATGGTGAGGCCGTTGAAATTAATCGTGCCGAAAAAGTAGTCATTCTAGAAGATGGGCAACGTATTGAATATGATGATTTAGTAATTGGTCTAGGCTGTGAAGATAAATATCATGGTGTACCAGGTGCAGAAGAGTACACATACAGCATTCAGACGATGGCTAAATCACGTGCAACATTCCAAGCGTTATGTGGTTTACCAGCTGGCTCGACTGTCGGCATTGTAGGTGCTGGTTTAAGTGGTATTGAGTTAGCGAGCGAACTGCGTGAAAGCCGCGCTGACTTAAATGTGAAGTTATTTGACCGAGGTCCACGTATTTTAAAAGACTTCCCTGAGAAGCTTAGTAAATATGTGAAAGCTTGGTTTACTAAACATAATGTAGATGTAATAGCCAATTCTAATATAACTAAAGTAGAACCTGGTAAAATATTTAATCATGAAGAAGAAATTCCGCTAGATGCCATAGTATGGACTGCAGGGGTACAGCCTGTTAAAATCGTCCGTGATATGGATGTTGAAAAGGATCGCCAAGGTCGTCCAATTGTTACACAATACTTTAATGTGTTGGATGATGAGCATGTATATGTTGTAGGTGATTGTGCTTCTTCAGACTTTTCTCCAAGTGCACAATTAGCGGAAGAACAGGCAGAACATATCGTCAAAGTTTTACGCATGCGTTGGAGAGGCGAGCGTTTACCAGAAAAAATGCCAGACATTAAATTAAAAGGTTTCATGGGCTCATTGGGCAAAAAGCAAGGCTTCGCGTACCTAGCTGATACTACTGTTACAGGCCGTATTGCACGTTTAATGAAGTCTGGATTACTATGGATGTATAAATATCAAAATGATTAA
- a CDS encoding YuzD family protein, with amino-acid sequence MSQSKPTIEIYGTAVICASCVNAPSSKDTYEWLQAAINRKYPDQAYDIRYVDIEGPIENDRDQDYATRIQEDEFFYPLVLINDEVVGEGYVQLKPVFTALENLGFTPDETV; translated from the coding sequence ATGAGTCAATCAAAACCAACCATTGAAATTTACGGAACAGCTGTCATTTGTGCTAGCTGTGTCAATGCACCTTCTTCAAAAGATACATATGAATGGCTACAAGCTGCCATTAATCGAAAATACCCAGACCAAGCTTATGATATTCGCTATGTCGATATTGAAGGTCCAATTGAGAATGATCGTGACCAGGATTACGCTACACGTATCCAAGAAGATGAATTTTTCTATCCACTTGTCTTAATCAATGATGAAGTAGTAGGAGAAGGCTATGTCCAATTAAAACCAGTCTTCACAGCACTTGAAAACCTTGGCTTTACACCAGACGAAACTGTTTAA
- a CDS encoding NifU family protein, producing the protein MAEATINDQVQEVLDKLRPFLLRDGGDCELVDVEDGVVKLRLLGACGSCPSSTITLKAGIERALLEEVPGIIEVEQVF; encoded by the coding sequence ATGGCAGAAGCAACGATTAACGACCAAGTTCAAGAAGTATTAGATAAATTACGTCCATTCTTACTACGTGACGGTGGAGACTGTGAATTAGTAGATGTAGAAGATGGTGTAGTAAAATTACGTTTATTAGGTGCATGCGGTAGTTGCCCTAGTTCTACGATTACTCTAAAAGCAGGTATCGAGCGTGCTTTATTAGAAGAAGTACCAGGTATCATTGAAGTAGAGCAAGTTTTCTAA
- a CDS encoding DUF2225 domain-containing protein, giving the protein MEISPYYEKKVQCLNCKKEFPTLKVRSKFIKVDHTETDFQPIYADDVNALYYNVFVCEHCGFSFTEDFSKYFAPGVQDVIQTQITEKWVHHDFKGERTIFQAIQAYKLAFLCGTIKKEKFVATAGLTLRLAWLYRSLKNEGQEQRFMKMSRDLYMESYSNEDYSSTQMSDIRIMYMIAELSRRIGDIENATRFFSKVIEKQSHGGEAKIIDMAKEQWTLIREEKARHA; this is encoded by the coding sequence ATGGAGATTTCACCATATTACGAAAAGAAAGTACAATGTCTTAATTGTAAAAAAGAATTTCCTACATTAAAAGTACGCTCTAAATTCATAAAAGTAGATCATACCGAAACCGATTTTCAGCCGATTTATGCAGACGATGTCAATGCTCTTTACTACAACGTATTCGTTTGTGAGCATTGTGGCTTCTCCTTTACTGAAGACTTTTCAAAATATTTTGCGCCTGGCGTACAGGATGTTATTCAGACGCAAATTACAGAAAAATGGGTACATCATGATTTCAAAGGCGAACGTACTATATTCCAAGCGATTCAAGCTTATAAATTAGCGTTTTTATGCGGGACAATTAAAAAGGAAAAGTTTGTTGCTACGGCTGGTCTTACATTACGTCTTGCATGGTTATATCGTTCATTAAAAAATGAAGGGCAAGAGCAACGTTTTATGAAAATGTCACGTGATCTTTATATGGAATCTTATTCAAATGAGGATTATAGCTCTACTCAAATGTCAGATATTCGCATTATGTATATGATTGCCGAATTATCTCGTCGTATCGGGGATATTGAAAATGCGACACGCTTCTTTTCGAAAGTTATTGAGAAACAAAGCCACGGAGGCGAAGCAAAAATAATCGATATGGCAAAGGAACAATGGACACTAATTCGTGAAGAAAAAGCTCGACATGCGTAA
- a CDS encoding HesB/IscA family protein gives MTSSKQVIEVTEAAVFHINEMMEHNEERGSFLRVAVNGGGCSGLSYGMHFDKEKKDDDFEDVQHGLTILVSREDAPILMGTKIDYKQSLMGGGFTIDNPNAIASCGCGTSFKAAKREGTPEVCD, from the coding sequence ATGACAAGTTCAAAACAAGTAATAGAAGTGACTGAGGCAGCAGTTTTTCATATTAATGAAATGATGGAGCATAACGAGGAACGAGGTTCTTTTTTACGCGTAGCTGTTAATGGTGGCGGATGTAGTGGCCTATCGTATGGAATGCATTTTGATAAAGAGAAAAAAGACGATGATTTTGAGGATGTACAACATGGTTTAACAATTCTTGTTTCCCGCGAAGATGCGCCTATCTTAATGGGAACAAAAATTGACTATAAACAATCGCTAATGGGCGGTGGCTTCACAATCGATAATCCAAACGCAATCGCATCTTGCGGCTGTGGCACAAGCTTTAAAGCAGCGAAACGTGAAGGTACGCCTGAGGTTTGTGATTAA
- a CDS encoding GNAT family N-acetyltransferase has protein sequence MIVRKAIYSDAEKIVNVMANAEESGFMLFSPQERAVNPEKFAKYIDTTHRNPKAGVFVACVGEQIVGYLIVQNEKPIRIAHRANIVIGVHSESRGQGVGKALFTHVIAWAQQVELHRLDLTVIASNDVAVHLYKKMGFEIEGVKRHSLCIDGQFVDEYFMSLLL, from the coding sequence ATGATAGTAAGAAAAGCAATTTATAGTGATGCAGAAAAGATTGTAAATGTTATGGCAAATGCAGAAGAATCAGGTTTTATGTTATTTTCTCCTCAAGAAAGAGCAGTGAATCCTGAAAAGTTCGCTAAATATATCGATACAACTCATCGTAATCCGAAAGCAGGAGTATTTGTTGCATGTGTAGGTGAACAAATTGTAGGATATTTAATTGTCCAAAATGAAAAGCCCATACGTATAGCACATCGAGCAAATATAGTAATTGGCGTACATAGTGAAAGCCGTGGCCAAGGCGTAGGTAAAGCCCTTTTTACACATGTTATAGCATGGGCACAACAAGTGGAATTGCACCGATTAGATTTAACCGTTATTGCTTCAAATGATGTTGCTGTTCATTTATATAAAAAAATGGGATTTGAAATTGAAGGCGTTAAAAGACACTCTTTATGTATTGATGGTCAATTTGTAGATGAGTATTTTATGTCTCTATTACTATAA
- a CDS encoding CarD family transcriptional regulator, translated as MYNVGDVVIYSSHGLCSVEDICEQTFSDITKTYYVLQPLNDSKLTIRTPIDNAKKQLRDIIEKDEAIRILSSFTSPGVEWIEQNTHRMRNHVEIIKTGDRQKQAYLLNTLLRKKFEYEANEKKFPLQEEKLLHSLQEIIFSEFSIALDKPSEEIYEDVLAKLS; from the coding sequence ATGTACAATGTTGGCGATGTAGTCATTTATTCATCACATGGACTTTGTTCAGTTGAAGATATTTGTGAACAAACCTTTAGCGACATTACTAAAACTTACTACGTATTACAACCACTAAACGATTCAAAATTAACAATCCGTACCCCTATCGATAATGCAAAAAAACAGCTGAGAGATATTATTGAAAAAGATGAAGCCATTAGAATTTTAAGTTCCTTTACGTCTCCTGGTGTTGAATGGATTGAACAAAACACACATCGTATGAGAAATCACGTAGAAATTATTAAAACAGGCGATCGACAAAAACAGGCGTACCTTTTAAATACATTGCTACGCAAAAAGTTTGAATATGAAGCAAACGAGAAAAAATTCCCACTTCAAGAAGAAAAGTTATTGCACTCTTTACAAGAAATTATATTTTCCGAATTTTCCATTGCACTCGATAAACCTTCAGAAGAAATTTATGAAGATGTATTAGCTAAACTTAGTTAA
- a CDS encoding MarR family winged helix-turn-helix transcriptional regulator, whose translation MNELKDELQNRDVIDLLSERHEILRRLAEEKWNKNNTLHISNSEWHILSKIYKKQPTISEVTKVVDFSRQATHKFIKSLEAKGLVEVSNAEHSKKHKVIRMTNFGEVCYEQNERNKAEIEQQLVRTIGEESVAILKNILELNWSFEQLEA comes from the coding sequence GTGAATGAGTTGAAGGACGAATTGCAAAATCGAGATGTCATTGATTTGTTGAGCGAACGTCATGAAATACTTCGACGACTTGCTGAAGAGAAATGGAATAAAAATAATACACTCCATATATCTAACTCAGAATGGCATATTTTAAGTAAAATATATAAAAAACAACCTACTATTTCAGAGGTAACGAAAGTTGTTGATTTTTCTCGCCAGGCAACTCACAAATTTATTAAAAGTTTAGAAGCTAAAGGCTTGGTAGAAGTGAGTAATGCTGAGCATAGTAAGAAGCACAAAGTAATCCGAATGACGAATTTCGGTGAAGTTTGCTATGAACAAAACGAACGTAACAAAGCGGAAATTGAACAGCAATTGGTTCGCACAATTGGAGAAGAATCAGTCGCAATATTAAAAAATATATTAGAGCTTAATTGGAGTTTTGAGCAGTTAGAGGCGTAA
- a CDS encoding NUDIX hydrolase, with the protein MKKDRGKVWLGVAGCTVNEHGQWLVVKKAYSGLKGRWSLPAGFVNAGETVDEAVVRELKEETGIDCYVSGLIGFRTGVIRGEISDNMAIFYCKMKDEQQQLFIQEDEILEAKWLYPSELAQDEMTSVMLKEMVANPFEQHQLDAIEGIDPGEIFGYTSYRLFFRK; encoded by the coding sequence ATGAAAAAAGATCGTGGCAAAGTTTGGTTAGGTGTTGCGGGTTGCACAGTTAATGAGCATGGACAATGGCTCGTCGTTAAAAAGGCCTATAGTGGTTTAAAAGGTCGATGGTCATTACCAGCGGGGTTTGTCAATGCAGGAGAAACAGTAGATGAAGCGGTTGTTCGAGAGCTAAAAGAGGAAACTGGCATCGATTGTTATGTTTCGGGCTTAATAGGTTTTCGTACAGGTGTTATTCGTGGTGAAATTAGTGATAATATGGCCATCTTTTATTGTAAGATGAAGGACGAACAACAACAGCTATTTATCCAAGAAGATGAAATATTAGAAGCTAAATGGCTGTATCCTAGTGAGCTTGCGCAGGATGAAATGACATCTGTTATGTTAAAGGAAATGGTGGCTAATCCATTTGAACAACACCAATTAGATGCCATCGAAGGCATCGATCCCGGGGAAATATTTGGCTACACATCTTATCGTTTGTTCTTTAGAAAATAG
- a CDS encoding YuiB family protein, with amino-acid sequence MGGSVSIVQLIISIVLFFVMFFGIGFLLNMLLRMTWLMAVIYPIVVIFIIDKVSFLDYFFKPGTAFPALLDKFRALHVVDISILSGGFAGAIVAGIVMIYLRKSGYRMF; translated from the coding sequence ATGGGTGGTTCAGTTTCAATTGTGCAGTTAATCATTTCAATTGTGTTATTTTTCGTCATGTTTTTTGGTATTGGATTTTTATTGAATATGTTGCTGCGAATGACATGGTTAATGGCAGTTATATATCCAATTGTAGTAATCTTTATTATCGATAAAGTTAGCTTTTTAGATTATTTTTTTAAACCAGGCACAGCTTTCCCCGCATTGCTTGATAAATTTCGAGCACTGCATGTAGTAGATATTTCTATTTTATCTGGAGGCTTTGCAGGGGCAATTGTAGCAGGAATTGTTATGATTTATTTACGAAAAAGTGGATATCGCATGTTTTAA
- a CDS encoding divergent PAP2 family protein codes for MNLAILQNTPLLVALFSVLFAQFVKIPIHFLMTKQIKWGLFTSTGGMPSSHSASVTGLTTSIAYETGLDSPVFAIAAMFSFIVMYDASGVRFQAGQHAVVLNQLRKDFQTLLRDIKDWPQMDGQEKMEELKTLLGHKRSEVFFGALTGIFIAIITYQFIL; via the coding sequence ATGAATTTGGCGATACTTCAAAATACCCCTCTACTCGTCGCCCTCTTTTCTGTTCTCTTTGCACAGTTTGTTAAAATCCCCATCCATTTTTTAATGACTAAACAAATAAAATGGGGCCTATTTACATCCACTGGAGGAATGCCTAGCTCTCACTCAGCTTCTGTTACTGGTTTAACAACATCGATAGCTTATGAAACAGGTTTAGACTCACCTGTTTTCGCCATAGCCGCAATGTTTTCGTTCATTGTTATGTATGATGCAAGTGGTGTTCGTTTCCAAGCAGGACAGCATGCGGTTGTATTAAATCAACTCCGCAAAGATTTTCAAACATTGCTACGTGATATAAAAGATTGGCCACAGATGGATGGGCAGGAAAAAATGGAAGAGTTGAAAACTTTGCTTGGTCATAAGCGTAGTGAGGTGTTTTTTGGAGCATTAACAGGCATCTTTATCGCTATCATAACCTATCAATTCATTCTATAA